Sequence from the Deinococcus ruber genome:
GACGGCGCACAGGCGCTGAGCGTGCCCGATCTGGCCGCCACCGTCACGGCCTTCAGCGCCCGCAGCACCGCGCAGGCGTATCGGCGTTTTGTGCTGCCACGCGGCCTCGACGAGGTCGTGGTGGCGGGCGGCGGCGCGTACAATCCGGCCCTGATGCGGCATCTGCGCGACCTGCTGCCCGTTCCGGTGCTCACCTTCGAGGAGCGCGGCTGGAATTCGGCTGCCCGCGAGGCCGCTGCCTTTGCGGTGCTGGGCTATTACGCGTACCAGGGCTGGCGCAACACGCTGCCGCACACCACCGGGGCACGCCGTCCGGTGATCGCCGGGAAGCTATCGCGGCCCTGGCTGGGAGACACATGACAGGAAACGCTTTTCAGCTGGTCGAACAGGCGGTCAAGGACGGCGTGGTGCCGGGTGCGGCGCTGGGCGTGCTGAGGGCAGGGGAGAGCGCAGAGGTGGCGTGCTGGGGGCTGGCGCAGCGTGTGCCCACCGAGGAGCCGCTGACGCTGGACACCGTGTTCGATTTGGCGAGCCTGACGAAGGTGCTGTTCACGGTGCCGGAGGTGCTCAGAGTGGTGGAAGACGGTCTGGCCGATCTGGATGACCCCATATCGCGCTTCCTGCCCGAGATCGGCTGGCTGCGGCCCACCGACCTGAGCGCCGTGACGCTGCGACAGCTTCTGACACATACGGCAGGGCTGCCCGCTCACGCGCCGCTGTACACCTGGGGCGTCAGTCCGGCCACCCTGAAAGCGCGGCTCCTTCAGGAACCCTGGCCGCTGGGCGAGCACGTGTATTCCGACATCGGGTACATGCTGCTGGGGCTGATCGTCGAGCGGCTGCGCGGCGAAGCGCTGTCGGCCCGCCCGCTGTCGCCGGGTCTGACGTTTGCTCCAGATGCTCGGCTGGCGGCGTCCACCGAGTTCTGTCCGTGGCGCGGGCAGGTGATCCGGGGCGAGGTTCACGACGAGAATGCCTCTGCGCTGGGCGGCGCGGCGGGCCATGCAGGGCTGTTCGGCACGCTGGCGGGCGTCCTGAAGGTGGCTGAAAGCCTGCTGGACGGCACACTGCTGAGCCGCGCCGCCCTGACAGAACTTCGGCGGCCCCAGACCGACACCCGCGCTCTCGGCTGGGAGCGGCGGTACGCGGGCTGGAGCGGCGGCAGCCTGTGCAGCGCCAGCACCATCGGACACACCGGGTTCACCGGAACGGGTGCATGGATCGACTTCGAGCGCGGCTTTGCCTGGGTGCTGCTGACGAACAGCGTGCATCCGTCGCGGCATACCAGAGTGCCGCTCAATCCACTGCGCCGCAGCGTCGGAAACGCGCTGGCGGCAAGCTGGGAGGACAGATGACAGATATCAAAGCGGGCCATCTCCTGATGGCAGAAATGTTCGGCACGCGGCTCGACGAAGAGACGGTGGCCTATCTGAAGACGTATGAGGTGAAGGCGGTGTGCCTGTTTCGCCGCAACATCGAATCGGAGGCGCAGCTCACGCAGCTGTGTGCCGACCTGTCCGCGCTGATGGGGCCAGACGCCCTGATCGCCATCGACCAGGAAGGCGGCGGCGTGGTGCGAACCGACTTCTGGGCCTTTCCGCCCTCGGCGCTGTGCCTGGGGGCCGTGGGCGATGTGGCCCTGACCGAGCAGGTGGCGCAGGCCAACGCCCGGTTTCTGTGCTCTGTGGGCATCAACTGGAATTTTGCGCCCGTCCTTGACGTGAACATCAATCCGCACAACCCGGTGATCGGAGACCGGGCCTTTGGCAGCGACCCCGAACAGGTGGCGGCGCACGGGCTGGCCTACGCACGCGGGCTGGAAGCGGCGGGTGTAGCGGCGTGTGCCAAGCACTTCCCCGGTCACGGCGACACCCACCAGGACAGCCACGAGGAGTTGCCCACCGTGAACCGCTCACGCGCCGAGCTGGAACAGACCGAACTGCTGCCGTTCCGCCGGGCCGTGCAGGACGGCGTATCGGCCATCATGACCGCCCACATCGTCTTCCCGGCACTGGATGCGGCGCTGCCCGCCACCCTCAGCCCCGCTGTCCTGACGGGGCTGCTGCGCCGCGAGTGGGGCTACGACGGCGTGATCATTACCGACAGCATGGGCATGCTCGCCATCGACAGCCACTACGGGCGCGGCGCGGCGGGTGTGGCCGCGCTGCACGCCGGGGCCGACATGCTGATGGCGCTGGGGCCGATTCCGGCGCAGATACAGACGCTGGACGCGGTGCAGGCGGCGCTGGACGATGGCAGCTACGATCCGGCTCCTTCGCTGGCGCGGCTGAAACGGCTGGCGGCGCAGTTTCCGGTGCAGATTCGCCCGCAGCCGGAGCGCGGGGCCGACACGCGGCTGTTCGGGCGGGCGTGGGCGCGGGGACTATGCCGAGTCGGTGACGTGCAGCGGCCCACGCCGGGCAGCCGGGCAATCCTGGTGGTCAGCCGCGAAGAAGCCGAGCGCAACGTGAGCGAGGCTGGCCCCAGCGCCGATCAGGTGGTCGCCGCGCTCAGGGGCCTCTACGACTTTCAGCTGCACACCTACGACGATCCGGCGCAGCTCGACTGGCCTGCTCTGCGGGCGCAGGCCGACGCGGTGGGGGCAACGCTGCTGCTGGCAACCACCGGGCGGCTGCGCGTCGAGTTTGATTTTGCGGGTGTTCGCCCCGACCTGCACCTGTGCCTGTGGAACCCATATGCCGTGCTGGACGTACCAGCACCCGCGCTGGTCACCTTCGGCTATCAGCCGGAAGCGCTGGAAGGACTGCACGCCTACCTGTCGGGCCACGCGGAGGCGACAGGACGGCTGCCGCTGGCAGGACTGGACGTGAGGACGCCCTCCTGACACCACTTCGACTCCACAGGTGTCAAAGTGGCCTGAAAGTGGTATGGTTGCTATCAGTTCCCCGTTCTGTTCGCCGGTCTGTTCATGCAGGCTGGCGCACTCCCTTATTTATTGGAGGTTTGTATGCGCCACAAAGGAATTCTGGCCCTGACGCTGCTGCTGGCAGCTACGCTCTCGACCGCTGCGGCGGCCCCCAAGAAGGTCAGCGGCTACGAATCGCTGGGCGTCGTGGCAGGCAAGAGCGGCGGCAACCTGACGCTGGCCCTGGGTGACAGCCCCCAGAGCCTGAACTATTACGGAGCCATCGACAACAATCTGGGCCTGATCTCACAGCAGCTCTTCGACACGCTGGTCGAGTTCAACTACGCGACGTACAAGCTGGAACCCGCGCTGGCCGAGAGCTGGACGGTGTCGCCCGACGGCAAGGTGTATACCTTCAAGCTGCGTCAGGGCGTGAAGTGGAGCGACGGCGAGGACTTCACCGCCGACGACGTGGCCTTTACCTTCGATCAGATCGTCGAGAATCCGGAGGCCCGCGCAGGCGACGCCGAGACCTTCAGCCAGGGCGGCAAGAAGATTCCCTTCGATGTGGTCGATAAGTACACCATCAAGGTGACGCTCCAGAAGCCCACGCCTGCCTTCCTGCTGCAACTGCGGGCGTCGTTCATCATGCCCAAGCACAAGCTGCTGAAGTACAGCGTGGCGGGCGGCGCGAAGCCTGCCGACATCAACAACGCCTGGCCCACCAATGTCGCGCCCTCTGAAGTGGTCGGCACCGGGCCGTTCAAGCTGGCGTCGTACACCACCGGGCAGAAGGTCAGCCTGGTTCGCAATCCGAATTACTGGAAGGTGGATGCCAAGGGCACCAAGCTGCCGTACCTCGACAGCCTCGACTTCCTGATCATCCGTGACCCGCAGGCGCAGGTGGCGCAGTTTCTGGCGGGCAACATCGATCAGCTCAATATCACCGGCGCTCAGTTTCCCGATCTGAAGCAGAAGGAAGTGTCGGGCGCGCCCTTCAAGGTGATTCGCAGCACCGCGCTGTTCGGCTCTCCTCCCTTCCTGGCCTTCAACTTCGACGCCAAAGATGCGGCGCTCGCCAAGGTCTTCAGCGATCTGCGCTTCAGAGACGCGATGCAGTCGGCGCTCAACCGTCAGCGCATGATCGACACCGTGTACAACGGTCTGGCGAGTCTGCCGGGTCACGGCGTCGCGCCTGCCAACAAGGCGTT
This genomic interval carries:
- a CDS encoding serine hydrolase domain-containing protein yields the protein MTGNAFQLVEQAVKDGVVPGAALGVLRAGESAEVACWGLAQRVPTEEPLTLDTVFDLASLTKVLFTVPEVLRVVEDGLADLDDPISRFLPEIGWLRPTDLSAVTLRQLLTHTAGLPAHAPLYTWGVSPATLKARLLQEPWPLGEHVYSDIGYMLLGLIVERLRGEALSARPLSPGLTFAPDARLAASTEFCPWRGQVIRGEVHDENASALGGAAGHAGLFGTLAGVLKVAESLLDGTLLSRAALTELRRPQTDTRALGWERRYAGWSGGSLCSASTIGHTGFTGTGAWIDFERGFAWVLLTNSVHPSRHTRVPLNPLRRSVGNALAASWEDR
- a CDS encoding ABC transporter substrate-binding protein, producing the protein MRHKGILALTLLLAATLSTAAAAPKKVSGYESLGVVAGKSGGNLTLALGDSPQSLNYYGAIDNNLGLISQQLFDTLVEFNYATYKLEPALAESWTVSPDGKVYTFKLRQGVKWSDGEDFTADDVAFTFDQIVENPEARAGDAETFSQGGKKIPFDVVDKYTIKVTLQKPTPAFLLQLRASFIMPKHKLLKYSVAGGAKPADINNAWPTNVAPSEVVGTGPFKLASYTTGQKVSLVRNPNYWKVDAKGTKLPYLDSLDFLIIRDPQAQVAQFLAGNIDQLNITGAQFPDLKQKEVSGAPFKVIRSTALFGSPPFLAFNFDAKDAALAKVFSDLRFRDAMQSALNRQRMIDTVYNGLASLPGHGVAPANKAFYVNTKSSLGDFDLKAAGAALDAMGLKDTDGDGVRNIAKGKNLEFDLTYGTDSSVYPALATIIQNDFKQIGVKVNLQGILAKNLLSTGLSGNYEAILHAFGDQPDPELRRPIWEPGGALYYWHRSLQPANDGGTPNIAKMFPWEKEIYNIFETAAVTPDAGQRKALYTRWQLLFAHNLPVIPLLKPENIGAVSNKYGNYIYNLGVIPGYNPVPLIYVK
- the nagZ gene encoding beta-N-acetylhexosaminidase; the encoded protein is MTDIKAGHLLMAEMFGTRLDEETVAYLKTYEVKAVCLFRRNIESEAQLTQLCADLSALMGPDALIAIDQEGGGVVRTDFWAFPPSALCLGAVGDVALTEQVAQANARFLCSVGINWNFAPVLDVNINPHNPVIGDRAFGSDPEQVAAHGLAYARGLEAAGVAACAKHFPGHGDTHQDSHEELPTVNRSRAELEQTELLPFRRAVQDGVSAIMTAHIVFPALDAALPATLSPAVLTGLLRREWGYDGVIITDSMGMLAIDSHYGRGAAGVAALHAGADMLMALGPIPAQIQTLDAVQAALDDGSYDPAPSLARLKRLAAQFPVQIRPQPERGADTRLFGRAWARGLCRVGDVQRPTPGSRAILVVSREEAERNVSEAGPSADQVVAALRGLYDFQLHTYDDPAQLDWPALRAQADAVGATLLLATTGRLRVEFDFAGVRPDLHLCLWNPYAVLDVPAPALVTFGYQPEALEGLHAYLSGHAEATGRLPLAGLDVRTPS